The Niallia alba genome includes a window with the following:
- a CDS encoding GatB/YqeY domain-containing protein, translating to MSLLERLNNDMKQAMKNKEKDKLVVIRMIKAAIQNERIKLGRDLSEEDELSVLSREVKQRKDSLHEFEKAGREDLVDKIRAELKHVEIYMPEQLSEEELAEIVKQTIADTGASSKKEMGKVMAALMPKVKGKADGSLVNKLVQQHLS from the coding sequence TTGAGTCTTCTCGAACGCTTAAACAATGATATGAAGCAAGCGATGAAAAACAAAGAAAAAGATAAACTAGTTGTAATTCGAATGATTAAGGCTGCCATTCAGAATGAAAGAATTAAGCTTGGTAGAGATCTTTCTGAAGAAGACGAGTTATCTGTCCTTTCTCGCGAAGTAAAACAACGCAAAGACTCCCTCCATGAGTTTGAGAAAGCAGGTCGTGAAGATCTTGTTGACAAAATACGTGCGGAGTTAAAACATGTTGAAATATATATGCCTGAACAGCTTTCGGAAGAGGAGCTAGCAGAGATTGTGAAACAAACAATCGCCGATACTGGTGCTTCTTCGAAGAAAGAGATGGGAAAAGTGATGGCTGCTTTAATGCCTAAAGTAAAAGGAAAAGCAGACGGTTCACTAGTAAATAAACTTGTACAACAACACCTTTCATAA
- a CDS encoding helix-turn-helix domain-containing protein, whose product MLYYQSNYFGQNGDFDRISAFTPTNLPHFHRSMELIMVDEGTLELNIQNKTYTLQAGENALILSNQIHSLHSTQKNHSWIYVFSPELVNQFYQLSKNKDLIHPVFSLQPNTCEMIKELFIKSKSSMLAKKGVLYLICAELLKQTSFKEETRRDDYLLHDLLNYIQNHFTEELSLKELSQRFGYDYSYLSRFFTKILKVPFVDFLNGHRVTLASQLLKTTDSKITEIADMVGYKNIRSFNRNFEKIMHTTPSNYRKAYTETY is encoded by the coding sequence ATGTTATACTATCAATCAAATTATTTTGGACAAAATGGCGATTTTGATCGTATATCAGCATTCACTCCTACTAACCTTCCACACTTCCACCGCAGCATGGAATTGATAATGGTCGATGAAGGAACACTGGAGCTTAATATACAGAATAAAACCTATACACTGCAAGCTGGAGAAAACGCTCTCATTCTTTCAAATCAGATACATAGTTTGCATAGCACTCAGAAAAATCACTCTTGGATTTATGTCTTTTCACCAGAATTGGTTAATCAGTTTTATCAACTAAGTAAAAATAAAGACTTAATCCATCCAGTATTCAGTTTACAACCTAACACTTGTGAGATGATAAAGGAGTTGTTCATTAAAAGTAAAAGCTCGATGCTTGCTAAAAAAGGAGTATTATATTTGATTTGTGCGGAATTATTAAAACAAACATCATTTAAAGAGGAAACACGGAGAGATGATTATTTATTACATGATTTACTGAACTATATCCAAAATCACTTTACAGAGGAACTTTCATTAAAAGAGTTATCACAAAGGTTTGGTTATGATTATTCTTACCTATCTAGATTTTTTACAAAGATACTAAAAGTACCATTCGTTGATTTTTTAAACGGGCATCGGGTTACATTGGCATCCCAATTATTAAAAACAACGGATAGTAAAATCACAGAAATTGCTGATATGGTTGGATATAAAAACATTCGCAGTTTTAATCGAAACTTCGAAAAAATTATGCATACTACCCCAAGTAATTACCGAAAAGCATATACAGAAACATATTAA
- a CDS encoding ABC transporter ATP-binding protein — MNNYQWIWNYVKKNKKKVISATLILLANSFFVVIIPILSGKLIDEVIENNRVQLLVPILLAMIGATLIRTVTRYIYQMFYEHVGQDAQFEIRQDMYKKLQELDFDFFNHNRVGDIMARMTGDMDAIRHFVSWVCYNIAECVIWFVVAILVMMSIDWKLTLALVAVTPIIFIFTQKMSKAAHPVFLEIRESFSRLNSMVEENISGNRVVKAFSREEYEIEKFNHFNNDYRKRNLDSANVSKKYLPWLDGFAGVLAVITLLLGGLFVIQGSMSIGDLVAFNGFMWLLNMPMRMSGWLINDVQRFNASCVKIRNLLNTEPQIMVEDRKKGKKISGYVTFENVSFAFSDDPETPILKNVSFSVRPGQTVGILGETGSGKSTLVNLIARFYDPTDGEVLIDHVNAKEWPVRKLRDQISMVMQDIFLFSNTIEENISFGNPYLNMEQIQRVAAIADAHNFIAKMPEGYDTIVGERGVGLSGGQKQRISLARALAKDPSILILDDTTSAVDMETESKIQKELTQLTQTKTTFIIAHRISSVREADFILVLDKGEVKERGTHAELVAKKGMYYDVYKRQLGLVEQEEGGATIGP; from the coding sequence TTGAATAATTACCAATGGATTTGGAATTATGTAAAGAAGAATAAGAAAAAAGTAATTAGTGCAACGTTGATTTTATTGGCAAATTCCTTCTTTGTAGTGATTATTCCTATTTTAAGCGGAAAATTGATTGATGAAGTCATTGAGAATAATCGAGTCCAACTCTTAGTTCCAATTCTGTTAGCGATGATAGGGGCAACACTTATTAGAACGGTTACTCGTTACATATACCAAATGTTCTATGAACATGTTGGTCAAGATGCACAGTTTGAAATCAGGCAAGATATGTACAAAAAACTACAAGAGCTTGATTTTGACTTTTTCAATCATAATAGAGTAGGGGATATTATGGCGAGGATGACAGGGGATATGGATGCGATACGCCATTTTGTTTCATGGGTTTGCTACAATATCGCTGAATGTGTCATCTGGTTTGTCGTTGCTATTCTAGTAATGATGAGCATCGATTGGAAACTAACATTAGCACTTGTTGCCGTTACACCAATTATTTTTATTTTTACGCAAAAAATGTCCAAAGCAGCACATCCTGTATTTTTAGAAATTCGCGAAAGTTTTTCAAGACTGAACTCCATGGTAGAAGAAAATATTAGTGGAAATCGAGTAGTTAAAGCGTTTTCTCGTGAAGAATATGAAATTGAAAAGTTTAATCATTTTAACAATGATTATCGGAAGCGTAATCTTGATTCTGCTAATGTTTCGAAAAAATATTTACCATGGTTGGACGGATTTGCAGGCGTATTAGCTGTTATTACATTATTATTAGGTGGGTTATTTGTTATCCAAGGAAGTATGTCCATTGGTGATTTGGTTGCTTTTAACGGCTTTATGTGGCTTCTAAATATGCCAATGCGTATGAGCGGATGGCTGATAAATGATGTGCAGCGTTTTAATGCATCGTGTGTAAAAATTAGAAATTTATTAAATACCGAGCCGCAAATTATGGTGGAAGACAGAAAGAAAGGCAAGAAAATTTCTGGATATGTAACATTTGAAAATGTCTCTTTTGCGTTTTCCGATGATCCAGAAACACCAATCTTAAAAAATGTTTCCTTTAGCGTTCGACCGGGGCAAACAGTGGGGATTTTAGGTGAAACAGGATCAGGCAAATCTACGCTTGTTAACTTAATTGCAAGATTCTATGATCCGACAGATGGGGAAGTATTAATTGATCATGTCAATGCCAAAGAATGGCCAGTACGGAAGCTCCGTGATCAAATTTCGATGGTAATGCAAGACATCTTTTTGTTTTCCAATACGATTGAGGAAAATATCTCCTTTGGAAATCCATATTTGAATATGGAACAGATTCAGCGTGTAGCAGCTATTGCAGATGCTCATAATTTCATTGCTAAAATGCCTGAAGGATACGATACAATCGTAGGCGAGCGTGGGGTTGGATTATCTGGCGGTCAAAAGCAAAGAATCTCCTTAGCGAGGGCGTTAGCAAAGGATCCGTCTATTTTAATATTAGATGATACGACATCGGCAGTAGACATGGAAACAGAAAGTAAGATTCAAAAAGAACTAACTCAGCTAACGCAAACTAAAACAACATTTATTATTGCGCATCGGATTTCTTCTGTGAGAGAAGCAGACTTTATTTTAGTTCTTGATAAAGGCGAAGTAAAGGAACGAGGAACACATGCAGAGCTCGTTGCCAAAAAAGGAATGTATTACGATGTATACAAAAGACAGCTAGGATTAGTAGAGCAGGAAGAAGGGGGAGCAACCATTGGCCCGTAA
- the prmA gene encoding 50S ribosomal protein L11 methyltransferase, which produces MKWSEITIHTTNEAIEPISNILHEAGASGVVIEDPFELIKEREDQFGEIYQLNPDDYPEEGVLVKAYLPINSFLGETVEAIKENINNLVLFNIDIGLNKVSIMEVNEEEWATAWKKYYHPVKISEKFTIVPTWENYTPVHTDELIIELDPGMAFGTGTHPTTVLCIQALERIVKKDDVVIDVGTGSGVLSIAAAMLGASSVLALDLDEVAVRSAKLNIKLNKVHEKTTVRQNNLLSGIDEQADVIVANILAEVIVRFTDDVYRLLQKDGYFIASGIILQKKEEVKDAIIASGLEIIETVQMEDWVSITAQKKN; this is translated from the coding sequence ATGAAATGGTCAGAAATCACAATTCATACTACAAATGAAGCGATTGAACCTATTTCAAATATTTTGCATGAAGCAGGTGCTAGTGGGGTAGTTATTGAAGATCCCTTTGAATTAATTAAGGAAAGAGAAGACCAATTCGGCGAAATCTACCAACTAAATCCTGATGATTATCCTGAAGAAGGCGTTCTAGTTAAAGCATACTTACCGATCAATAGTTTTCTTGGAGAAACAGTGGAAGCAATTAAAGAAAATATTAATAATTTAGTACTATTTAATATTGATATTGGATTAAATAAAGTTTCTATTATGGAAGTTAATGAAGAAGAATGGGCGACCGCTTGGAAAAAATATTATCATCCTGTAAAGATATCGGAGAAATTTACAATTGTGCCAACTTGGGAGAATTATACTCCAGTTCATACAGATGAATTAATTATTGAATTAGACCCAGGTATGGCATTCGGTACAGGAACTCACCCAACAACTGTATTATGCATCCAAGCTTTGGAAAGAATAGTAAAAAAAGATGATGTGGTTATTGATGTAGGGACTGGATCTGGTGTATTAAGCATTGCCGCTGCGATGCTAGGAGCTAGCTCTGTACTGGCTTTAGATTTGGATGAAGTTGCAGTACGTTCTGCAAAGCTAAATATTAAGTTGAACAAGGTTCATGAAAAAACAACAGTTCGCCAAAATAATCTATTAAGCGGTATAGACGAACAGGCAGATGTAATTGTTGCAAATATTTTGGCAGAGGTTATCGTACGATTTACAGATGATGTTTACCGTTTACTTCAGAAAGACGGTTACTTTATTGCTTCTGGTATTATTCTTCAGAAAAAAGAAGAAGTGAAAGATGCTATTATAGCTTCAGGACTAGAAATAATAGAAACAGTACAAATGGAAGATTGGGTAAGCATTACCGCTCAAAAAAAGAACTAA
- a CDS encoding ABC transporter ATP-binding protein: MARNKFNVDEELETEFNWSHYKRIGAYIKPYKKALFITLLIILIANVAGMLGPFFTKIAIDEIIPNKDISLLIGISILFILSLVVIGICMRYRIQWITQIGQNILKDMRLDIFQHLQKLPFSYFDNRPHGKILIRVVNYINTLSDLLSNGLINLISDIISVIITLIFMFAIDAKLTLYSLALLPILGLLVWVIKNMQRKAYQVLSNKQSNMNAYIHESIAGIKITQSFAREEENFEIFDEVSNETRTSWLKAVSIQFLLWPGVQNISVLTTSLIYFVGIRQIGVDVSTGTLVAFIGYVNNFWNPVINMGNFYNALITASAYLERIFETLDVEPDIKDDPKAIQMPTIKGNVTFDHVSFRYEEGKNILNDVSFHINAGESIALVGPTGAGKSTIINLLSRFYDVNEGSVKIDGIDVRDVTLKSLRSQMGVMLQDTFVFSGTILENIRYGKLDATEEEIIAAAKIVRAHDFIKDLKDGYHTVVEERGSTLSAGQRQLISFARALLANPKILILDEATSSIDTKTEELLQEGITELLKGRTSFIIAHRLSTIKNSSQIFYVDGGRIAEKGTHEELMTKKGLYYHLYQSQYDLLKVM, from the coding sequence TTGGCCCGTAATAAATTTAATGTCGATGAAGAATTAGAAACCGAATTTAATTGGAGTCACTATAAACGAATCGGTGCTTATATTAAACCTTATAAAAAGGCATTGTTTATTACATTGCTAATCATATTAATTGCCAACGTGGCAGGGATGCTTGGTCCGTTTTTTACGAAAATTGCAATTGATGAAATTATACCAAATAAAGATATATCATTACTGATAGGAATTAGTATTTTGTTTATTCTTTCTCTAGTTGTAATCGGAATATGTATGCGCTACCGTATTCAATGGATTACACAAATTGGTCAGAATATTTTAAAGGATATGCGCTTAGATATTTTTCAGCACTTACAGAAGCTTCCCTTTTCTTACTTTGATAATCGTCCCCATGGGAAAATTTTGATAAGAGTCGTTAACTATATTAATACATTAAGTGATTTATTGAGTAACGGTTTAATCAATCTCATTTCTGATATCATCAGCGTAATTATTACGTTAATTTTCATGTTTGCAATTGATGCAAAATTAACGTTGTATAGTTTAGCACTCTTGCCGATTTTAGGATTATTAGTATGGGTTATCAAAAATATGCAGAGAAAAGCATATCAAGTGTTAAGTAATAAACAATCTAATATGAATGCCTATATCCATGAAAGTATTGCTGGGATAAAAATTACCCAATCATTTGCTAGGGAAGAGGAAAACTTTGAAATTTTCGATGAAGTTAGTAATGAGACACGTACATCTTGGCTTAAAGCAGTATCCATTCAGTTTTTATTATGGCCAGGGGTGCAAAACATCTCTGTTTTAACGACAAGTTTAATTTATTTCGTAGGAATACGTCAGATTGGGGTAGATGTTAGTACAGGAACACTTGTGGCGTTTATTGGATATGTCAATAATTTCTGGAACCCTGTTATAAATATGGGGAACTTCTATAATGCGCTTATTACTGCTTCCGCTTATTTAGAGCGCATATTTGAAACATTGGATGTAGAACCAGATATTAAGGATGATCCAAAAGCGATCCAAATGCCAACAATAAAGGGAAATGTCACATTTGACCATGTTTCTTTCCGCTACGAAGAAGGGAAAAACATCCTTAACGATGTTAGCTTTCATATAAATGCGGGCGAAAGCATTGCCTTAGTAGGACCAACAGGTGCCGGAAAATCAACCATTATCAATTTGTTAAGCAGGTTTTATGATGTAAATGAAGGAAGCGTAAAAATTGATGGGATAGATGTCAGGGATGTTACGCTGAAATCTCTCCGCTCGCAAATGGGTGTGATGCTTCAAGACACTTTTGTATTTTCAGGAACCATTCTAGAAAATATTCGTTATGGAAAGCTGGATGCAACTGAAGAAGAAATTATTGCAGCAGCTAAAATTGTAAGAGCTCATGATTTCATTAAAGATTTAAAGGACGGTTATCATACTGTTGTAGAGGAACGAGGCAGTACATTATCAGCGGGACAAAGGCAGCTGATCTCTTTTGCACGAGCCCTCTTAGCAAACCCTAAAATACTGATTTTAGATGAAGCTACGAGTAGCATTGATACAAAAACAGAGGAACTCCTGCAAGAAGGAATTACCGAATTGTTAAAAGGTCGGACTTCTTTCATCATCGCCCATCGCCTATCGACAATTAAAAATAGCAGTCAAATATTTTATGTGGATGGTGGTAGAATTGCGGAAAAAGGTACCCATGAAGAGTTAATGACTAAAAAAGGATTGTATTATCATTTATATCAATCCCAATATGATTTATTAAAAGTAATGTAA
- the mtaB gene encoding tRNA (N(6)-L-threonylcarbamoyladenosine(37)-C(2))-methylthiotransferase MtaB: MPTVAFHTLGCKVNHYETEAIWQLFKQQGYERVDYENISDVYVINTCTVTNTGDKKSRQVIRRAVRKNPDAVICVTGCYAQTSPAEIMAIPGVDIVVGTQDRVKMLEYIAQFKQERQPINAVGNIMKNRVYEEMDVPAFTDRTRASLKIQEGCNNFCTFCIIPWARGLMRSRDPQDVIKQAQQLVDAGYKEIVLTGIHTGGYGSDMKDYNLANLLRDLESQVKGLKRLRISSIEASQITDEVIEVLDKSKIIVNHLHIPIQSGSDTVLKRMRRKYTMEFFAERITRLKEALPGLAITSDVIVGFPGETEEEFMETYNFIKDHKFSELHVFPYSKRTGTPAARMDNQIDEDVKNERVHRLISLSDQLAKEYASNYEAEVVEVIPEEVYKEDGNGKLYVGYTDNYLKVVFPATEEMVGKIVKVKIIKAGYPVNEGQFVRVLEEIEDQAAIVS, from the coding sequence ATGCCAACAGTTGCTTTTCACACATTAGGATGTAAAGTAAACCATTATGAAACGGAAGCGATCTGGCAGTTGTTTAAACAACAAGGCTATGAACGTGTAGATTATGAAAATATTTCAGATGTATATGTTATAAATACATGTACTGTTACGAATACAGGGGATAAGAAGAGCCGTCAAGTTATTCGTCGTGCAGTCCGCAAAAACCCTGATGCGGTTATTTGTGTTACAGGTTGTTACGCACAAACATCACCAGCAGAAATCATGGCTATCCCTGGTGTCGATATTGTAGTAGGGACACAGGATCGTGTGAAAATGCTAGAGTACATTGCACAATTCAAACAAGAAAGACAACCAATTAATGCAGTTGGAAACATCATGAAAAATCGTGTTTATGAAGAAATGGATGTACCTGCATTTACAGATAGAACGAGAGCATCTTTAAAAATTCAAGAAGGCTGTAATAACTTTTGTACTTTCTGTATAATTCCTTGGGCAAGAGGATTGATGCGTTCTAGAGACCCACAAGATGTTATTAAACAAGCGCAGCAATTAGTGGATGCTGGCTATAAAGAAATCGTGTTAACAGGTATTCACACAGGCGGATATGGCTCTGATATGAAGGACTATAATTTAGCTAACCTACTTCGTGATCTAGAATCGCAGGTGAAGGGGCTAAAGCGTCTTCGGATTTCTTCTATTGAGGCTAGTCAAATAACAGATGAAGTAATCGAAGTATTGGATAAATCTAAAATAATTGTAAATCATCTTCATATTCCTATTCAATCAGGATCAGACACTGTTTTAAAAAGAATGAGAAGAAAATATACGATGGAATTCTTTGCGGAAAGAATTACGAGATTAAAAGAGGCTTTACCAGGATTAGCAATTACATCCGATGTTATTGTCGGTTTCCCAGGAGAAACAGAAGAAGAGTTTATGGAAACATATAATTTTATTAAAGACCATAAATTTTCCGAATTACATGTATTCCCTTATTCAAAGAGAACAGGAACTCCTGCTGCACGTATGGACAACCAGATTGATGAAGATGTGAAGAATGAGCGAGTACATCGTTTGATTTCGCTTTCTGATCAGCTGGCAAAAGAATATGCGTCTAACTATGAAGCGGAAGTAGTAGAAGTTATTCCAGAAGAAGTTTACAAAGAGGATGGAAATGGCAAGCTTTATGTAGGATATACAGATAATTATCTAAAGGTAGTTTTCCCTGCTACAGAGGAAATGGTTGGGAAAATTGTTAAGGTTAAAATCATCAAAGCTGGCTATCCTGTGAATGAAGGACAATTTGTCCGCGTTCTGGAAGAAATAGAAGATCAAGCAGCGATTGTTTCTTAA
- a CDS encoding 16S rRNA (uracil(1498)-N(3))-methyltransferase → MQRYFAKQEEDTFIIQEDDYHHIVRVMRMNVGDKIYCVNNDQQVAQCSIENIFENEVTAKVVQWLEGEIELPVSVSIVSGLPKGDKLEWIIQKGTELGAYEFIPFIAARSVVKWDEKKGAKKLIRWNKIAKEAAEQSHRTMIPEVSTPISMKELIKRSKSYDVKIIAYEEEAKEGESAMLTKKLQSMTKGQTILALFGPEGGLSESEVNLLKEQDFVTCGLGPRILRTETAPLYLLSAVSYHFELME, encoded by the coding sequence TTGCAGCGTTATTTTGCTAAACAGGAAGAAGATACTTTTATAATCCAAGAAGATGATTATCATCATATAGTTCGTGTGATGCGCATGAATGTTGGAGATAAAATATACTGTGTCAATAATGATCAACAGGTAGCACAGTGTTCAATAGAAAATATTTTCGAAAACGAAGTCACTGCAAAAGTGGTACAATGGTTAGAAGGAGAAATAGAACTACCTGTTTCTGTTTCCATCGTGAGCGGACTGCCAAAAGGGGATAAGCTAGAATGGATTATTCAAAAGGGGACAGAATTAGGCGCTTATGAGTTTATCCCTTTTATAGCAGCTCGCTCTGTCGTTAAATGGGATGAAAAAAAAGGGGCAAAAAAGCTCATTCGCTGGAATAAAATTGCCAAAGAAGCGGCTGAACAATCTCATCGAACGATGATACCAGAAGTAAGTACCCCAATCAGTATGAAAGAATTAATCAAACGCTCAAAAAGCTATGACGTAAAGATAATTGCTTATGAGGAAGAGGCAAAAGAAGGCGAATCGGCTATGTTAACGAAGAAATTACAGTCGATGACAAAGGGGCAAACAATCCTTGCCTTGTTTGGACCAGAGGGTGGTCTAAGTGAATCAGAGGTAAATTTATTAAAAGAGCAAGATTTTGTGACATGTGGACTTGGTCCAAGAATATTAAGAACAGAGACTGCACCGTTATATCTATTGTCTGCTGTATCTTATCATTTTGAATTGATGGAGTGA
- a CDS encoding Na/Pi symporter translates to MIYLLLFIGLILLFIYGMTLLRTGLFNLSSHSLKGLLEKLTDKPWKGLIVSIIITALLQSSAAVMVLTIGLISARVLTFPQSIGIILGTNIGTTFTTEFITFDINNYLLPLAIIGVLFMIINKYQLRSFGFILFGISIVFTTMRGFKYFAGMIENQTTLNTFFLQLADRPFLALLVGIVITALIQSSTATIGIIMGFLTAGLLPIEIAIAIMLGSNIGTCVTSFLASLGTEKSAKLCAYAHIWLNIGGVILFYPFIHELAAIVKNMTSDIDVQLAHASLLFNVLSSLLVLPFAERFGKLIMRIHS, encoded by the coding sequence ATGATTTATCTTTTACTTTTTATCGGACTTATCCTTTTATTTATTTATGGAATGACGCTTTTACGAACAGGCTTATTTAATTTATCTTCTCATTCATTGAAAGGTTTACTCGAAAAATTAACAGATAAACCTTGGAAGGGCTTAATCGTGTCCATCATTATTACAGCACTTCTCCAAAGCAGTGCTGCAGTTATGGTGCTCACAATCGGATTAATTTCTGCAAGAGTTTTAACTTTTCCTCAATCCATTGGAATTATTTTAGGAACAAATATTGGGACAACATTTACAACCGAATTTATTACTTTTGATATTAATAATTATTTACTGCCACTTGCCATTATTGGTGTACTGTTTATGATTATAAATAAATATCAGTTAAGAAGTTTTGGTTTCATTTTATTTGGTATTTCTATCGTCTTTACAACGATGAGAGGCTTTAAATATTTTGCTGGAATGATTGAAAACCAAACAACATTAAATACTTTTTTTCTCCAATTGGCAGATCGTCCTTTCCTCGCTCTTCTAGTTGGCATTGTTATTACCGCATTGATTCAATCAAGTACTGCTACAATTGGAATTATTATGGGTTTTTTGACGGCAGGACTGCTTCCTATCGAGATTGCTATTGCAATTATGTTAGGTTCTAATATTGGAACATGCGTTACTTCTTTTTTGGCTTCACTCGGAACAGAAAAAAGTGCGAAACTCTGTGCATATGCCCATATTTGGTTAAATATCGGTGGGGTTATTTTGTTTTATCCATTTATCCATGAATTAGCTGCTATTGTTAAAAATATGACGTCCGATATTGATGTCCAACTGGCCCATGCAAGTCTACTATTTAATGTCTTGTCTTCGCTTTTAGTTCTTCCCTTTGCTGAACGTTTTGGCAAATTAATCATGCGTATACACAGTTAA
- the deoC gene encoding deoxyribose-phosphate aldolase produces the protein MNIAKMIDHTLLKADATKEQVVTLCEEAKQYVFASVCVNPTWVKVASELLSGTEVKVCTVIGFPLGATTSATKAFETEDAIKNGATEVDMVINIGALKDKNYDLVKEDIKAVVDAAKGKALSKVIIETSLLTNEEKEIACKLAVEAGADFVKTSTGFSTGGATVEDIALMRKTVGPDVGVKASGGVRSSEDTEKMIAAGATRIGASSGVAIVNGLTSTGDY, from the coding sequence ATGAATATTGCTAAAATGATTGATCACACTTTATTGAAAGCAGATGCAACAAAAGAACAGGTTGTTACTCTATGTGAAGAAGCAAAACAATATGTATTCGCTTCGGTCTGCGTTAACCCAACATGGGTGAAAGTTGCAAGTGAATTACTGAGTGGAACAGAAGTAAAAGTGTGTACAGTGATCGGTTTCCCTTTAGGCGCAACTACTTCCGCAACAAAAGCATTTGAAACAGAGGATGCAATCAAAAATGGTGCGACAGAAGTAGATATGGTTATTAATATTGGTGCGCTAAAGGATAAAAATTATGATTTAGTTAAAGAAGACATAAAAGCAGTTGTTGACGCTGCTAAAGGCAAAGCTTTATCAAAAGTAATAATTGAAACTAGCCTGCTAACAAATGAGGAAAAAGAAATCGCTTGTAAATTAGCTGTAGAAGCAGGAGCTGACTTTGTAAAAACGTCAACAGGCTTCTCTACAGGTGGAGCGACGGTTGAGGATATTGCATTAATGAGAAAAACGGTTGGACCAGATGTAGGTGTAAAAGCTTCTGGAGGTGTGCGCAGCAGCGAAGATACAGAGAAAATGATTGCTGCAGGAGCAACTAGAATTGGAGCAAGCTCTGGGGTAGCAATCGTTAATGGCTTAACGAGCACTGGTGATTATTAA
- the rpsU gene encoding 30S ribosomal protein S21, protein MSKTVVRKNESLEDALRRFKRSVSKTGTLQEARKREFYEKPSVKRKKKSEAARKRKF, encoded by the coding sequence ATGTCTAAAACCGTCGTTCGTAAAAACGAATCGCTTGAAGATGCTCTTCGTCGCTTCAAACGTTCAGTATCAAAAACTGGTACTTTGCAGGAAGCTAGAAAGCGCGAATTCTACGAGAAACCAAGTGTGAAACGTAAGAAAAAATCAGAAGCAGCAAGAAAACGTAAGTTCTAA